AGGTTGAAGATGTCAGGGCTGTAAAAAGAAGAAAAGTTGTTGACAGGGCAAAAGAACTCTACAAAGGAATGATGGAGGAAGTAACTCCTGAAAGCCTCAAAATGATAGAGGAAGTCAAGGAAGCAATGAGAATACATGAAATTGCAGAATATGGTGATGAAAGACTTCCCGCAGGACCTAATGTAATATCTTCAGATGCAATACTAGTTGTTGAGGGTAGAGCCGATGTTCTAAATCTCCTTCGTTATGGTGTTAAAAATTCCATTGCTGTGGAAGGTGTAAGTGTTCCAAAAACTGTTGCAGAATTAACAAAACATAAAACAGTTACAGCATTCCTTGATGGTGATAGAGGTGGAGATCTTATATTGAAGGAACTGCTTCAAGTTGGAGAAGTTGATTACGTTACCAGAGCACCAAGAGGAAAAGAAGTAGAAGACCTTACTAAAGATGAGGTAATGGTAGCTCTCAGGGATAAGATTCCTGTAGAACAGATTTATCAAGATGTGGGCGTTAAAGTTGAGAAGGTTGAACCAAAGGGCCCAGACAGGAACACGGTATTAAAGGGAATATTAAAAGATCTAGAAGGATCTGGAAATGCAGAAATTTTGGACGACACATTGAACATCTTAAAAGAAGTCAAAGTTGAAAATCTGTATGATGAACTTAAAACTGTTAACAACAGTGCATATGCAGTTGTATTTGACGGAGTCATAAGCCAAAG
This Methanobacterium spitsbergense DNA region includes the following protein-coding sequences:
- the dnaG gene encoding DNA primase DnaG — translated: MGKEEISTTKYLIHAQINANGIVEKPDVVGAIFGQTEGLLSNDLDLRELQKTGRIGRIKVNINSKAGRSKGEIVIPSSLDRVETAILAASLETINRVGPCEAYIQVSKVEDVRAVKRRKVVDRAKELYKGMMEEVTPESLKMIEEVKEAMRIHEIAEYGDERLPAGPNVISSDAILVVEGRADVLNLLRYGVKNSIAVEGVSVPKTVAELTKHKTVTAFLDGDRGGDLILKELLQVGEVDYVTRAPRGKEVEDLTKDEVMVALRDKIPVEQIYQDVGVKVEKVEPKGPDRNTVLKGILKDLEGSGNAEILDDTLNILKEVKVENLYDELKTVNNSAYAVVFDGVISQRLIDMAKEKGLKHIVAVRMSEVVKKPSPIKVITR